A DNA window from Flavisolibacter ginsenosidimutans contains the following coding sequences:
- a CDS encoding BrxA family protein: MEYTTSFTAGGLLYNEIDALGTILRQPDWNSQLERDVKENRLLKVNSEASRKRVVQEVRLRMDYMDADFWAVYDEVSELDKKGLLFFVCLQTYKLIYDFHFNVTIPKFLSLESEIEPYWYEMRLQELSSSHPEVDSWTDQTKRKVVTRYIDILRKVGLVERDKLTKKAFSAAIFCYFLSKGNLWTLDAFFLKQAEKETIINFCNDN, encoded by the coding sequence ATGGAATATACGACTTCATTCACGGCTGGCGGTTTGCTATACAATGAGATTGATGCTTTGGGAACTATCTTAAGGCAACCGGACTGGAATAGTCAATTAGAAAGAGATGTAAAAGAAAACCGTCTGCTGAAGGTTAATTCTGAGGCATCGAGAAAAAGAGTAGTCCAGGAAGTAAGATTGCGTATGGATTACATGGATGCTGATTTTTGGGCTGTTTACGATGAGGTATCTGAGTTGGATAAAAAAGGATTGCTGTTTTTCGTCTGCTTACAGACCTATAAACTGATTTATGATTTCCATTTCAACGTTACCATACCAAAGTTTTTGTCGCTGGAATCAGAGATAGAGCCGTATTGGTACGAGATGCGTTTACAGGAGCTATCTTCTTCCCATCCCGAAGTGGATAGCTGGACGGATCAAACCAAACGGAAGGTGGTAACAAGGTATATTGATATTCTAAGAAAAGTGGGGCTAGTCGAAAGAGACAAGCTAACAAAGAAAGCTTTTTCGGCAGCTATCTTTTGTTACTTTTTAAGCAAAGGCAATTTGTGGACATTAGACGCTTTTTTTCTGAAGCAAGCGGAAAAAGAAACAATCATTAATTTTTGTAATGACAATTAA
- the dctA gene encoding C4-dicarboxylate transporter DctA, producing MKFLKILYVQVLVGIFAGVLVGWAFPHFAPTAKLLSETFINAIKMVIAPVIFFTIVSGIAGAGNLKKVGRIGLKSLIYFEIVTTLALLVGLLVANLVKPGAGIAAPQTANKQITDISQQANNIDWGEFFSHIVPANVMEAFARGDILQILFFSVLFAIGLKMLGNAGHGLLLMFEKINKVLFNVLKIIMRFSPLGAFGGMAYTIGKFGFATLLVLSKLLLTFYLTSLLFIFIVLNLICRYYKISLWKLLGYIKEEILLVLGASSSEAALPSLMQKLVAAGCEKEVVGLVVPTGYSFNLDGTTIYLSMSVIFLAQVFGVDLSLGQQLTVIGILLLTSKGAAGVTGSGFIVLASTLSALKVIPLEGLALLIGVDRFMSEGRAVINFMGNSIATVIIAKSENEIDWTKYRSVVEKS from the coding sequence ATGAAGTTTTTAAAAATTTTATACGTGCAGGTGCTCGTTGGCATTTTTGCGGGAGTGCTTGTTGGCTGGGCCTTTCCACATTTTGCTCCAACGGCAAAACTCCTCAGCGAAACCTTCATTAACGCCATCAAGATGGTGATAGCGCCGGTGATTTTTTTCACCATCGTATCGGGCATTGCCGGTGCCGGCAACTTAAAAAAAGTGGGACGCATTGGCCTGAAGTCACTCATTTATTTTGAAATCGTCACTACGCTTGCACTGCTTGTCGGATTGCTTGTTGCCAATCTTGTAAAACCCGGCGCCGGCATTGCGGCCCCTCAAACGGCCAACAAACAAATCACCGATATTTCGCAGCAGGCAAACAATATTGATTGGGGCGAGTTCTTTTCACACATCGTTCCGGCAAACGTTATGGAAGCTTTTGCCAGGGGTGACATTTTACAGATCCTGTTCTTCAGCGTTTTGTTTGCCATCGGGTTGAAAATGCTCGGCAATGCAGGCCACGGTCTCTTGCTAATGTTTGAGAAAATCAACAAAGTACTCTTTAACGTGCTAAAAATAATCATGCGTTTTAGCCCGTTGGGTGCGTTTGGCGGCATGGCTTACACCATCGGAAAGTTTGGTTTTGCAACCCTGCTTGTTTTGAGCAAACTCTTGCTCACTTTTTATCTCACCAGCCTCCTCTTCATCTTCATTGTGCTGAATCTTATCTGCCGCTATTATAAAATCAGTTTGTGGAAATTGCTTGGCTATATCAAGGAAGAAATTTTGCTTGTTTTGGGTGCCAGTAGCAGCGAAGCTGCCCTGCCATCGCTGATGCAAAAACTGGTGGCAGCCGGCTGCGAAAAGGAGGTGGTTGGACTGGTTGTTCCAACGGGTTACAGTTTTAATTTAGACGGCACCACGATTTACCTGAGCATGAGCGTTATTTTTTTGGCGCAGGTCTTCGGCGTTGATCTTTCACTTGGCCAACAGCTTACCGTCATCGGTATTTTATTGCTTACAAGCAAGGGTGCTGCCGGCGTAACGGGCAGTGGTTTTATTGTTCTGGCATCAACACTGTCAGCATTAAAAGTGATTCCACTGGAAGGGCTTGCCTTGTTGATTGGCGTGGATCGGTTTATGAGCGAAGGCAGGGCCGTCATCAATTTTATGGGCAACAGCATTGCCACCGTTATCATTGCTAAAAGCGAAAACGAAATTGATTGGACGAAGTATCGCAGCGTAGTGGAAAAATCTTAA
- the rmuC gene encoding DNA recombination protein RmuC — translation MQSFLLPIFCLLAGGTIAWVIRKLLFEKNFVSVPELDAAKKQLNELITQKAVVDSALVSSRTEIERAYSLLHSKGEELIQVRADYTKAHTENGCLMLDVNDRNVEINNLKVKLETAQAEISIAQNRIAKLEAEVVYKTRQLDEQAKSLEDIGRRFEKEFSNLAHKILDEKSKVFGSQQEVSLKLLLEPFKADIANFKKEFSEKHSIEAAERNTLKGVIQEMVNNHKMLSEQANNLTKALTFQSKQQGNWGEEILESILEHCGLQHNIHYFKQYSTKDEDGIRIQPDFIVNCPDNRCVIIDSKVSLSHFTGYCSTNVATEQEAFSKSLLLSIKGHIDGLSGKKYTGIPNTLDTVIMFMPVEPAYILAMQLDQDLWRYAYNKGIVLISPSNLITTIKLISNLWQRDAINKNAKLIAEKAGRLYDKLVGFVDNMKKVGDSLNKANDSWKDAYGQLYKGHGNLINQAESIKTLGIKTGTKAFPAEIISEAAFADTLTLNGEVSNLGEE, via the coding sequence ATGCAAAGTTTCCTTCTTCCAATCTTTTGTTTGTTAGCCGGTGGTACTATAGCTTGGGTTATTCGCAAACTTTTATTTGAGAAAAATTTTGTGTCTGTTCCTGAATTGGATGCAGCGAAGAAGCAATTAAACGAGTTAATCACGCAGAAGGCTGTTGTTGACAGTGCCTTGGTTAGCTCTCGAACTGAAATAGAGAGAGCCTATTCACTGCTCCACTCCAAAGGAGAAGAGTTGATCCAGGTAAGGGCTGATTATACAAAAGCTCATACGGAAAATGGTTGCCTAATGCTCGACGTCAATGACAGAAACGTCGAAATCAACAACCTTAAAGTAAAGCTGGAAACAGCACAGGCCGAAATATCAATTGCGCAAAACCGAATTGCCAAACTTGAAGCTGAGGTTGTATATAAAACACGGCAATTGGACGAACAAGCAAAATCGCTTGAAGACATCGGGCGCAGGTTTGAAAAAGAATTTTCCAATTTAGCTCACAAGATCTTGGACGAGAAGTCAAAAGTTTTCGGTTCACAGCAGGAAGTAAGCCTAAAGCTTTTGCTTGAGCCGTTTAAGGCGGATATAGCCAATTTCAAAAAGGAGTTTTCTGAGAAACACAGCATAGAAGCAGCCGAACGTAATACATTGAAAGGTGTCATTCAGGAAATGGTGAACAACCACAAGATGTTGTCGGAGCAAGCGAATAACCTTACTAAGGCTCTAACTTTTCAGTCGAAGCAGCAAGGCAACTGGGGCGAAGAAATTTTAGAAAGTATTTTGGAACACTGCGGCCTGCAACACAATATTCATTATTTCAAACAATACAGCACAAAGGACGAAGACGGCATTCGCATACAGCCAGATTTTATTGTCAACTGTCCTGACAACCGATGTGTAATTATTGATTCCAAAGTTTCACTGAGCCATTTCACTGGCTATTGTTCCACTAACGTTGCGACGGAGCAAGAAGCCTTTTCTAAAAGTTTGTTGTTATCCATTAAGGGGCATATTGACGGATTAAGCGGGAAAAAATATACCGGAATTCCTAATACGCTTGATACAGTTATCATGTTCATGCCTGTTGAACCAGCCTATATATTGGCTATGCAGCTGGATCAGGATTTATGGCGCTATGCTTACAATAAGGGAATTGTACTTATCAGTCCGTCTAACCTTATTACTACCATTAAGCTGATCAGCAATCTTTGGCAACGGGACGCCATTAATAAAAATGCAAAGTTGATTGCAGAAAAGGCAGGGCGTCTTTACGACAAGCTGGTAGGTTTTGTGGACAATATGAAAAAGGTAGGCGATAGCTTGAACAAAGCGAACGATAGCTGGAAAGATGCCTATGGGCAACTGTATAAAGGGCATGGCAACCTTATTAATCAGGCAGAGTCCATCAAAACATTGGGAATAAAGACCGGGACGAAGGCTTTCCCTGCTGAAATTATAAGCGAAGCTGCCTTTGCTGACACGCTGACGCTAAATGGTGAGGTGAGTAATTTAGGTGAAGAGTAA
- a CDS encoding DUF3124 domain-containing protein, with amino-acid sequence MKKTKQTFAMLCLLALFACQDRNKTKTGLPSRVYHYVSLDTTALADKHAVYVPVYSHIYTEDGTTTINLGVTLSVRNTSSVDSFYVTDVVYYGSQGEILKHYLPSPVIVKPMSSVEFVVERVESEGGAGANFVVKWGATKSGIEPLIQTVMIESAFGISFVTNGIEMK; translated from the coding sequence ATGAAAAAAACAAAACAAACGTTTGCGATGCTCTGCCTGTTGGCCTTGTTTGCCTGCCAGGATCGCAACAAAACAAAAACCGGTTTACCCAGCAGGGTTTATCATTATGTGTCCCTTGATACCACCGCATTAGCCGACAAACACGCCGTTTACGTTCCGGTTTATTCGCACATTTATACCGAAGACGGCACAACCACAATAAACCTGGGCGTTACCTTAAGCGTTCGCAACACCAGTTCCGTGGACAGCTTCTATGTTACCGATGTTGTTTATTACGGCTCGCAAGGCGAAATCTTAAAACATTACCTGCCTTCGCCAGTAATTGTAAAGCCAATGAGCTCTGTTGAATTTGTTGTTGAACGCGTTGAGTCGGAAGGCGGTGCAGGTGCAAATTTCGTTGTCAAATGGGGCGCAACAAAAAGCGGCATCGAGCCCCTCATTCAAACGGTCATGATTGAATCAGCCTTCGGTATTTCTTTTGTGACGAACGGCATCGAGATGAAGTGA
- a CDS encoding cation diffusion facilitator family transporter, translating into MAKNHASIYSALVADVLIAVTKFFAGAYTQSSSMIAEGIHSLVDTTNQLLLLYGLKRSKKPPDKRRPFGYGKELYFWSFIVCILIFGLGGGLSIYQGIVHILHPEPLTNIGWNYAVLGFSFFFDGLSFVIAAREFNKTRGELSFWRAIVTSKDPPSFLVLFEDGAAVLGLVVVFILMVCNHAFHLPVLDGVASLLVGLILVFVSLILARESRSLLMGEGIAPETQKKIKILVEKDEAVMKVSNILSTYQSPEEVILMLIVQFKPNLDTEDITGSIARIENTIKEKFDRVEFILIQPQAKSLS; encoded by the coding sequence ATGGCTAAAAATCATGCATCCATTTACAGTGCCCTTGTGGCAGACGTACTGATTGCCGTTACAAAGTTTTTTGCCGGTGCTTACACGCAAAGTTCTTCCATGATTGCCGAAGGCATTCATTCACTGGTGGACACGACCAATCAACTGCTACTTTTATACGGCTTGAAAAGAAGCAAAAAACCACCGGACAAACGGCGCCCGTTCGGTTATGGAAAAGAGTTGTACTTCTGGTCATTCATTGTTTGCATCTTGATTTTTGGTTTGGGTGGAGGCTTGTCCATTTACCAGGGCATTGTTCACATTCTTCATCCCGAGCCGCTTACGAATATTGGATGGAATTATGCCGTGCTTGGTTTTTCATTTTTCTTCGACGGCCTGTCTTTTGTTATTGCGGCAAGAGAATTCAACAAAACAAGAGGCGAACTTTCTTTCTGGCGGGCCATCGTTACGAGCAAAGACCCGCCGAGCTTTTTGGTATTGTTTGAAGACGGCGCTGCCGTTCTCGGTCTCGTGGTTGTTTTTATTTTAATGGTGTGTAACCACGCTTTTCATTTGCCCGTTTTGGACGGGGTTGCGTCCTTGCTTGTAGGCTTGATTCTCGTTTTTGTTTCGCTCATTTTAGCAAGAGAAAGCCGCAGCCTTTTGATGGGTGAGGGGATTGCACCGGAGACACAGAAGAAAATAAAGATTTTGGTAGAGAAAGACGAAGCCGTGATGAAAGTAAGCAATATCCTTTCCACATATCAATCGCCGGAAGAAGTAATCTTAATGCTCATCGTACAGTTTAAGCCCAACCTTGATACCGAAGATATTACCGGCTCCATTGCGAGAATCGAAAACACCATAAAAGAAAAATTCGACCGTGTGGAATTCATTTTGATACAACCGCAGGCAAAATCGCTTTCGTAA
- a CDS encoding BREX protein BrxB domain-containing protein codes for MTIKELYDLLCDKSFQDPATGYLFFPAYMYLYEPEMEYHIRQEIQTMKERLVRPTDFVDVLALNIFDEFCQYLKTQKWGTSNWLEFILSEEAKNHTTVQTTIRQKANDRKFCEYLNYRIQSHLSEISDLKKSYVFVYGFGQIYPYLRASKFMNLFEGYIKEYKIILFYPGDAKKNYNLFKVLNDENLYRAIKLINE; via the coding sequence ATGACAATTAAAGAACTATACGATCTCTTATGTGATAAATCATTTCAGGACCCTGCCACCGGGTACTTGTTTTTTCCTGCCTATATGTATTTGTATGAACCGGAGATGGAATACCACATTAGACAGGAAATACAAACGATGAAAGAAAGGCTGGTGCGACCTACCGACTTCGTTGATGTATTAGCACTGAATATTTTCGATGAGTTTTGCCAGTACCTAAAGACGCAAAAATGGGGAACCTCTAATTGGCTGGAATTTATCTTATCAGAGGAAGCAAAAAATCACACAACGGTTCAAACAACCATCCGGCAAAAGGCAAATGATCGAAAGTTTTGCGAGTACCTGAATTACCGGATACAAAGCCATCTCTCGGAGATAAGTGATCTGAAGAAAAGCTACGTATTTGTGTATGGCTTCGGCCAGATCTATCCTTACCTGCGGGCCAGCAAATTCATGAACCTATTTGAAGGCTATATCAAAGAATACAAAATCATTTTATTCTACCCAGGAGACGCCAAGAAAAATTACAACCTCTTTAAAGTCTTAAACGACGAAAATCTTTACCGTGCTATAAAACTTATTAATGAGTAA
- a CDS encoding helix-turn-helix transcriptional regulator, which produces MPKVKDFYHRIEIIDECFRQKGKKWSIDALLKAVNQKLLDRYDDTVSKRTVQYALDYLINEKAAPIKKAKQGAKVYYFYDDANYSIKTLPLTDEEIVLLKDAVELIKQIGSASIAQDLVSVIAKLENTIAKNPIADRTIIQFERQTTATGLEFMDDLFTGVKEKIVLKITYQPFGKEPYDQLVHPYLLKEYRNRWFLIARDDKHNTLCNLALDRMKSVKPTKGAFTENDLFDPATYFNNLIGVTFPLDEAVSNIVLKVKKAQAPYITSKPIHFTQETEGPFSDGSILVKLKLINNYELRSVLLSYGADIEVLEPESLREQIKLIFQTGNLIYE; this is translated from the coding sequence ATGCCGAAGGTTAAAGACTTCTACCACCGTATTGAAATTATTGACGAATGCTTCCGTCAAAAGGGCAAGAAATGGAGTATTGATGCTTTATTGAAGGCTGTCAATCAAAAGTTACTCGACCGCTATGACGACACAGTAAGCAAAAGAACGGTTCAATATGCGCTTGATTACCTGATCAATGAAAAGGCTGCTCCTATCAAAAAGGCCAAACAAGGCGCAAAAGTTTACTATTTCTATGACGATGCTAACTACTCCATAAAAACACTTCCTCTAACTGACGAAGAAATTGTGCTTTTGAAGGATGCCGTAGAATTAATCAAGCAAATAGGGAGTGCTTCCATTGCGCAAGATTTGGTCTCCGTTATTGCTAAGTTGGAAAATACAATCGCAAAAAATCCCATAGCCGATAGAACTATTATTCAATTTGAGAGGCAAACAACAGCAACGGGTTTAGAATTCATGGATGACCTTTTCACAGGTGTGAAAGAAAAGATCGTTCTAAAAATTACGTATCAACCTTTCGGAAAAGAACCTTACGACCAACTAGTCCATCCCTACCTCTTAAAAGAATATCGTAACCGCTGGTTTTTGATTGCAAGAGACGATAAACATAATACGCTTTGCAATCTTGCATTGGATAGAATGAAAAGTGTAAAGCCTACAAAGGGAGCCTTCACAGAAAATGACTTATTTGATCCTGCAACCTACTTCAATAATTTAATTGGCGTCACGTTTCCATTAGACGAAGCAGTGAGTAATATCGTTTTAAAAGTGAAAAAAGCACAAGCCCCTTATATCACATCCAAGCCCATTCACTTTACCCAAGAAACAGAAGGGCCTTTTAGCGATGGAAGTATTTTGGTGAAGCTCAAACTGATTAATAACTATGAGTTGCGATCAGTCCTCTTAAGCTATGGGGCCGATATAGAAGTATTGGAGCCAGAATCTCTACGTGAGCAGATAAAATTGATCTTTCAAACTGGCAATTTGATTTATGAATAA
- the brxC gene encoding BREX system P-loop protein BrxC, whose amino-acid sequence MLIRELFEKRIDRNINPAVVVSTDDTATIEAEIGEYVFTDDLLDKSWRFLNAVANKREGKAGIWINGYYGSGKSHFIKFMHYCLNPHFSAKAFEKILAAVKGYDPFKPGNNEEITESKFKALQKRIADLHCKDILFNVEAVTDDHSGEKLTRIFLNMFNQFRGYNAVNIPLAILLEKPLEKAGKFGAFKQAISDSLQHNWEAEAADLAGYKLETILDIAKKLLPELDVKALHSTLTNPSSYHIGITSKLIPELKEYVAEKGDNFRLVFLVDEISQYIGHNKDILLNLQSIIEEVSHGLKNQVWIALTAQQTLEDVVERFDHHAGKSDEFGKILGRFDTRISLESNDASYITKRRVLEKNATGTKALNDLYAEKKDFIQHQFKLSHDLYKGYDDADDFILSYPFVPYQFRLIADVFSAFQHLGYVITEVKNNERSVIGVTHYTVKEHADEKVGLFIAFDHFFNKLFRNNLTHIGRRVIDRALSLTYVRGNEFAQRVVGTLFMISNLEDNVLLTFPPNIDNLTVLLMTELDQNKAQLQKQIKDVLERLVEESIIREETGKFYFYSEDEIQVTNLIKNTKPTFDDRLSIVNDLINPLLRIESKFALEENDIRIGYAIDDKEIYRNGDIKVNIVLFDKQPLEEKAMNTIANDLYICLNEWFTKDTAFSADLEWYTKNIIYFKNNTSAATGEREKTLQNFKSRNDELKSKLLLKFTEKLLEARFISLQQILEASAVSGSQTRERYANTLRYHLERVYKFIKYAAGYARTAADLRTRVAQSIQITMDGELPNGEAKVEEFILANGNEATMEELVRNFTKIPFGWKDVAVIDMVVMLNARKLRDLEYRNTPRFPAAAFIEKAITTPERPGCVVKSLGGIDAKLVDDATKAFGAIFNKSTSSFPTDGYKLAEQMTQQLAALKDDYASYQDKYDKLYPFGKTFKEITETITAWIDIRDPKRLFTELIDGQAAAKALRDKTEKTKDFITSHIAKYDEIKNFYLGNEANFASLNDSDKDVASKLAQFLLNAEPASEFRVAVKQYEQLKAALSGYIDGLRTKVVTVYEEVFADLETKAAELKVDYNAYINKDQFLQRLKTLNDITQLQLETSKADNFKTEGLETIYRKVAEVADGGSDGREKKTQRYKVSKIRSTISTQEELDAFVKQVSTEMQKLISQNKTIIIE is encoded by the coding sequence ATGCTGATACGTGAACTTTTTGAAAAACGCATTGACCGAAACATTAATCCGGCCGTTGTTGTAAGCACCGACGACACAGCTACCATTGAAGCTGAGATAGGTGAGTATGTATTCACCGATGATTTATTAGACAAATCATGGCGGTTTTTGAATGCCGTTGCAAATAAAAGAGAAGGCAAAGCCGGGATTTGGATCAATGGCTACTACGGTTCTGGTAAGTCGCATTTTATCAAATTCATGCACTATTGCCTAAACCCGCATTTTTCTGCAAAAGCGTTTGAAAAGATTCTGGCCGCTGTAAAGGGATATGACCCGTTTAAGCCAGGTAATAACGAGGAAATAACAGAGTCTAAATTCAAGGCTTTGCAGAAGCGCATTGCTGACTTGCATTGCAAGGACATTCTGTTCAATGTGGAAGCTGTTACCGACGACCATTCCGGCGAAAAGCTTACCCGTATTTTCCTGAACATGTTCAACCAATTCAGGGGCTATAACGCTGTCAACATTCCATTGGCCATTCTTTTAGAAAAACCTTTGGAAAAGGCGGGTAAGTTTGGGGCTTTTAAACAAGCCATCTCTGATAGTTTGCAGCACAATTGGGAGGCAGAAGCCGCGGACTTAGCTGGTTACAAACTCGAAACTATTCTGGATATTGCCAAAAAACTTTTACCAGAGCTGGATGTAAAAGCACTTCATAGCACACTTACCAATCCATCCAGTTATCACATAGGCATCACGTCTAAATTAATTCCGGAGCTAAAAGAGTACGTGGCGGAAAAAGGAGATAATTTTCGTCTGGTATTCCTGGTGGATGAAATCTCGCAATACATCGGGCATAACAAAGACATTCTGCTGAACCTTCAGAGCATTATTGAAGAAGTAAGTCATGGCCTAAAAAACCAGGTGTGGATTGCGTTGACCGCGCAACAAACCTTGGAAGATGTGGTAGAACGTTTTGATCATCATGCAGGCAAGTCAGATGAATTTGGAAAGATCCTGGGACGTTTCGATACCCGTATTTCTTTGGAAAGCAACGATGCCTCTTACATTACGAAAAGAAGGGTGCTGGAAAAAAATGCGACAGGCACGAAGGCGTTGAATGATTTGTATGCGGAAAAGAAGGACTTCATACAACACCAGTTTAAGCTATCGCATGATTTGTATAAAGGCTATGACGATGCAGACGATTTTATTCTTTCTTATCCTTTCGTTCCATACCAATTTCGCCTGATTGCCGATGTGTTTTCCGCTTTTCAGCATTTGGGCTATGTAATTACCGAAGTAAAAAACAACGAACGTTCGGTGATTGGCGTAACACACTACACGGTGAAAGAACATGCAGACGAGAAGGTAGGATTATTCATCGCCTTTGACCATTTTTTCAACAAGCTGTTTCGGAACAACCTAACCCACATAGGTCGGCGAGTTATAGATAGAGCTTTATCCTTAACCTATGTGCGAGGCAACGAGTTTGCACAACGGGTGGTAGGCACCTTATTCATGATCTCTAACCTGGAAGACAATGTGCTCTTAACCTTCCCACCCAACATAGATAACCTTACGGTTTTATTGATGACCGAACTGGATCAAAACAAGGCGCAGCTTCAGAAGCAAATTAAGGATGTGTTGGAACGATTGGTCGAAGAGAGCATTATTCGTGAGGAAACGGGTAAGTTTTATTTCTATTCGGAAGATGAAATTCAGGTGACCAACCTGATTAAAAATACAAAGCCAACCTTTGATGACCGTCTTTCAATTGTTAATGATTTAATCAACCCTCTTCTGCGCATAGAAAGCAAGTTCGCATTAGAAGAGAATGACATTCGCATTGGTTATGCCATTGATGACAAGGAGATTTACCGCAACGGTGATATTAAAGTAAACATTGTGCTCTTCGACAAGCAGCCGCTTGAAGAAAAAGCGATGAACACCATTGCCAATGACCTCTACATCTGCCTGAACGAATGGTTTACCAAAGACACTGCTTTTAGTGCCGACCTGGAATGGTACACTAAGAACATCATCTACTTTAAAAACAACACGTCAGCGGCTACCGGCGAACGGGAAAAAACCTTGCAAAATTTTAAAAGCCGCAACGATGAATTAAAGAGCAAGCTACTTCTGAAGTTTACGGAGAAACTTTTGGAAGCTCGTTTTATCTCCCTTCAACAGATTTTAGAAGCCAGTGCGGTAAGCGGTTCGCAAACGAGGGAGCGATATGCCAATACCTTACGCTACCACCTTGAACGAGTGTACAAGTTTATAAAATATGCGGCCGGCTATGCCCGAACAGCAGCTGACTTACGTACAAGAGTGGCACAATCCATCCAGATAACAATGGACGGTGAACTGCCCAACGGCGAAGCCAAGGTGGAAGAGTTTATCCTCGCAAATGGCAACGAAGCAACAATGGAAGAACTAGTTCGCAACTTTACCAAAATTCCCTTTGGATGGAAGGACGTTGCCGTCATTGACATGGTGGTAATGCTGAATGCCCGCAAGTTGCGTGACCTGGAATACCGGAACACGCCACGTTTTCCTGCGGCCGCTTTTATTGAAAAAGCCATCACCACGCCGGAGCGACCCGGCTGCGTGGTAAAATCATTGGGGGGCATTGATGCTAAGCTGGTTGATGATGCCACAAAAGCTTTCGGCGCCATCTTCAATAAGTCCACTTCCTCTTTCCCTACGGATGGCTACAAATTGGCGGAACAGATGACACAACAGTTGGCTGCGCTCAAAGACGATTATGCCTCTTATCAGGATAAATACGACAAGCTCTATCCCTTTGGCAAAACCTTCAAGGAGATTACAGAAACGATAACAGCATGGATAGACATTCGTGACCCCAAACGATTGTTTACGGAATTGATAGATGGACAGGCAGCGGCAAAAGCCCTGCGTGACAAAACGGAAAAGACAAAAGATTTCATTACGTCGCACATTGCCAAGTATGATGAAATCAAAAACTTTTACCTGGGTAACGAAGCAAACTTTGCTTCTCTGAACGATAGCGATAAAGATGTAGCTTCAAAGCTGGCGCAGTTCCTGTTGAATGCGGAACCTGCAAGCGAGTTTAGGGTGGCCGTAAAGCAGTACGAACAGTTAAAAGCCGCATTGTCAGGATACATTGATGGCTTACGGACAAAAGTGGTCACTGTTTACGAAGAAGTGTTTGCCGATTTGGAAACGAAGGCGGCAGAGTTGAAAGTTGATTACAACGCTTACATCAACAAAGACCAGTTCCTTCAGCGCCTCAAAACGTTGAACGATATTACCCAGCTTCAATTGGAAACCTCAAAGGCTGATAATTTCAAAACCGAAGGCCTGGAAACTATATATAGAAAAGTGGCCGAAGTGGCTGACGGTGGCTCCGACGGGCGGGAGAAAAAAACCCAGCGGTATAAAGTGTCCAAAATCCGAAGCACCATCAGTACGCAGGAAGAACTGGATGCTTTCGTGAAGCAGGTATCCACCGAAATGCAAAAGCTCATCTCTCAAAACAAAACCATCATCATCGAGTAA